Part of the Calditrichota bacterium genome is shown below.
GTCTCTTATGGCGACGGCGAGGGCGGGGGGCATCTTCGGTCGGCAGCCCCTCGGCGTGATACTCGTCAGGCATCTATGGAATCAACCGGTTATGGGATAAATGAGTACTCAGCCCTTAAGCGCGGCTTCGAGTTCGTCGAATGACGGGCGCTGGCTTTCATAGATGGCCCGACGGGCATATTCGGCCGACAGTTTCGGGTTCATCCCGCGCATGATGCCGAGGATGCCGGCCTTCAGCAGTTGCATGATCCGACCTTCTTCGAGGTTCTGCATCTCGACGTTCATCGCGAGCGGACCTACGAAGCCGTAGGAGAGCAACACACCAAGGAACGTCCCGACCAGCGCTGATGCAACCTTCATTCCGACGACTTCAGGCCCTTCGGCAATCGAAGCCATCGTCTTGATGATCCCCATCACGGCCGCTACGATTCCGAGCGCCGGAAGAGCATCGGCGGTGTTGGTCAGGATTTGCTGTGGCGCGGAGTGCTCCTCTTCGATGGTCTCGATGTCCGAGTCCATGAGCGCTTCGAGGTCGCCCGGGCTGGTGCCGCCGACCACCACGATCTTCAGATTGTCGGTGATGAAGTTGACCAGTCGCGGGTGGTGCAGGATCGAGGGATACTTCTGAAAGATGGTCGATGTTGCCGGAGCCTGGATGTGCCCTTCCAGCGCGAGGAGTCCTTCGCGCCGGGCTAAAAAGGCGAGGTCATGCACCAACTTAAGGGCATCCATATAGACCTCGCGGGTGAGCGACTTGCCTTTGAAGACGTCAAGTGACTTTTCGATCACCAACTTCAAGGTGCGCGTATTCGACTTCACTATCAACCCGCCGAGGGCGGCGCCGCCGATGATGACGTATTCATACCACGGTTTGAAGATCAGGATCATATTGCCCCCCGAGATGGCGTAGCCGCCGAAGACGAAGAGCAGGACCAATATATATCCGACAATAGCGGTCATTAGACCGGGCTCCTTGGGTAGGCTTAGGGCTTAAGGCTTATGGCTTTGGGGTGGACTTTGCGTTTTCCGCGTCCGGGTGCGAGATCATTCGTCATCGCCCAGTCATCAAATGCCTAATGCGGTCAGTTTGGTCTGCGACTCCATCGGGACGCCAAAGAAGTCGAGATATCCGTCGATCTGGACGGTTCCGGTGAAGGGCTTAAAATAATACTGATTGATAGTGCCCTGGCGCAAGGTCTGGGTGATGACGATGCAGTTTCCAAAGCGTCCGGCCGGGACCGTTGCCAGCCCGTCGGTCGCAGTTACCCGGTGAACGGCTGAGTCCGACGGGGTGATCCACTCATCACCGACCCGGGCCGGATACTTGATGAAGAGTTCGTCGAAGCCGCCGGGGTAGTTGCCGCCGATGATGAGGCGGCGCAAGCCGGAGGCTGAATTGCGAAAGAAGATGCTATCGCCCGTGCCGCCGAACCAGACTCCGGCACCGCGCTCGAAGGTGGTGTCGATTCGGAGCGTGTCTTCTGTCTCGATGAACGGCATCCCCTGCAGCGTGACGACCGAATGAAACGCCCACCAGTTACCCAGCCCAAGCGGCATGATCTGGTGCACGGTCGAATCTCTGCCCCCTCCTCCCCCACCGCCGGTCGAGGTTGGGTTGTTGTCGGAGCAGGCGAGGAGGAAAATGAGGGTGGGAAGGGTGAATACTATGCGCACAAGTGCCCCTTCTTCAACCCATCATCGGCAACTCGAACCCTACTGTTGTCAAAAGCCACTTTGCTGCATATATTAAGGCAAATGACTTCAAGATCATCATGCCAGCTTCAACCCAAGCATTATCAATAGTCAGCGCTGCAATTCGACGGAACGGGATCACCAATGTGGCTTCTGTTCCCCAGCGCAGCCCGCTCCGATATCCTGGTGGCAAGACCTGGCTTATACCAGAAATCCGGCAATGGCTTGGATCGCTTCCGGAGCGTCCGCGCCTGTTCGTCGAGCCCTTCGCCGGTGGAGCCATAGCCGCGCTCACCGCGATCTTCGAATCGCTTGCTGATCAAGCCATCATCTGCGACATAGACGACAACCTGTCAGCACTATGGGAAGTGATCTTGAATGAAGGCAGTTGGCTGGCATATCGTGTTGAGACATTTCCTTTTGAACCGGATCGGATCCAGAGCATGCTCCTGAGTTCTGTCGAAGATAGAAGAAACCGTGCATTCGTAACACTGCTCCTAAATCGCATTCGGCGCGGCGGCATACTCGCACCGGGCGCAAGCATCATGAAGAACGGCGAGCAAGGAAAGGGAATGGCTTCCCGTTGGTATCCACAGACTTTGGCTCGTAGAATACGTGACATCCATGGTGTGAGGGATCGCATACGATACTTGCACGGGGATGGGCTTGCGCTAATAGCATCAACGGCCTTAGAGCACGGCGCAGTCTTCTTTATCGATCCGCCTTATACTGCGGGGGGCAGGAATGCCGGAAGCCGACTTTATGCTCACAATAGACTTGATCACGCCAAACTGTTTGAGATGATGGCTTCGATCGACCACCCATTCCTTATGACGTATGATGACTGCGAGGCTATCAGGAGAATGGCGGCAGAACATGACTTTGCCATATACAATGTTCCAATGCGCAACTCCCATAATCAAACAAGAATCGAGTTGCTTATTACACCTTCACCAGTGTTTTGATGCCAATTTGCGCCTGATTCCGATTTCAAACTCGGATTGAGTCAGCGCGACTCCACCGGTTAGTCCCGCCACCGCATCTTCCAGACGGGTGTAGAAGACGCTGTCTAATCTCACATGAGCGCGTCTATCTTCGAAACTACCTTCGACGAAGTCAACCACAAACCATGCGATATCCGCGTTCGACTTGTCCTTCTCAAATCGCATCTCCGACAATGAATCGAAAAATGACCTGTCAATTACAACTGCCATTCTCTTTCCCCATCTGGTAATGTCTCTCACCTTCAATTGAAGTTGCGGCATCAATCGCTTGGGGCCGCTGCTTCGATAATCAGGTCTCCGCCGCCCGAAGGGAAATGGGAGTGTATCGACGGAACTGGACAGACCTTCGAATTCCCTTTCCATCTTATCGCCCGAGAAGTAAACGGCCTGAACTTCAACAGCACACCAGTCAAGTCTTGCCTCATGTGAAGGGTGAACAAGTATAAGATCTATCTTTCCGATTTCTCGCATTATTCTCGCAGCGTCTGCATCCCCTTCGCTTGCTCTGCCTCCTATAGTAGGTAGTGGCTTAAGAAAACCGACTTCCCTAACTATAAGTGGACTGTCCGTCCCCAACAGTTCTTTTCCAATGCTCGTTACAATCGTATTCAACTCGCCAAATCGGTGAGGACAAAGAGAGCGGATGCGACCTTCAGTACCTTCAACGAATCTCACCTTTCCATCTGCGCTCTTCTCATACAATCGGATTGAACAGACGCCACCAGATTTGGTGCAGGTCCCACCCTTAAAGGGGCAGTCGTGAGTTCTGGCTCGTGCGTCCTTAGATAATAGCTCAAGGGCAAGCCCCCGTCTTTGCTCTGACGTAAGCAAGTGAAAGAGAGTGCCAAACCATTCGGCTATACCGAAGCGGCGTGATGCAATTGACTTACGGGCTATGGTATCTCCTTGATCGATTACCCTCCTCACCACT
Proteins encoded:
- the motA gene encoding flagellar motor stator protein MotA; translated protein: MTAIVGYILVLLFVFGGYAISGGNMILIFKPWYEYVIIGGAALGGLIVKSNTRTLKLVIEKSLDVFKGKSLTREVYMDALKLVHDLAFLARREGLLALEGHIQAPATSTIFQKYPSILHHPRLVNFITDNLKIVVVGGTSPGDLEALMDSDIETIEEEHSAPQQILTNTADALPALGIVAAVMGIIKTMASIAEGPEVVGMKVASALVGTFLGVLLSYGFVGPLAMNVEMQNLEEGRIMQLLKAGILGIMRGMNPKLSAEYARRAIYESQRPSFDELEAALKG
- a CDS encoding DNA adenine methylase — translated: MPASTQALSIVSAAIRRNGITNVASVPQRSPLRYPGGKTWLIPEIRQWLGSLPERPRLFVEPFAGGAIAALTAIFESLADQAIICDIDDNLSALWEVILNEGSWLAYRVETFPFEPDRIQSMLLSSVEDRRNRAFVTLLLNRIRRGGILAPGASIMKNGEQGKGMASRWYPQTLARRIRDIHGVRDRIRYLHGDGLALIASTALEHGAVFFIDPPYTAGGRNAGSRLYAHNRLDHAKLFEMMASIDHPFLMTYDDCEAIRRMAAEHDFAIYNVPMRNSHNQTRIELLITPSPVF